A DNA window from Cognatiyoonia koreensis contains the following coding sequences:
- a CDS encoding bifunctional folylpolyglutamate synthase/dihydrofolate synthase: protein MKSDQILERMMALHPKVIDLTLDRVWSLLEKVGNPQDKLPQVIHIAGTNGKGSTQAMIRAGLEAGGAKVHAYTSPHLARFHERIRLAGELISEEALTEVLDVCYAANGPDSITYFEITTVAALVAFAHTQADYTLLEVGLGGRLDATNVVADPKLTIITPVDMDHEAFLGDTLEKIAFEKAGILKRGVTCVVGPQHDAALEVIEAQAARVGAPLLVAGQHWHVTQERGRLVYQDETGLLDLPLPTLRGPHQIMNAGGALAALRFLAADETACEAAVTKAYWPARMEKLQSGALFDMAHPAELWLDGGHNPAAGRMLAATLSAQSDRPTHLICGMLNTKDVGGYLAPLAAVANTLTAVSIPGEKNTISAADTASAASDVGLPATVAESVEDAICAITAQDPRARIVICGSLYLAGHVIRLNEAT, encoded by the coding sequence ATGAAATCTGACCAGATACTTGAACGGATGATGGCACTTCACCCCAAGGTCATCGACCTGACATTGGACAGGGTTTGGTCCTTGCTTGAAAAGGTTGGCAATCCACAAGACAAGCTGCCTCAGGTCATCCATATCGCGGGCACGAACGGCAAAGGATCTACCCAAGCGATGATCCGCGCTGGTTTGGAGGCAGGCGGCGCGAAAGTACACGCCTACACGTCGCCACATCTTGCCCGTTTTCACGAACGCATCCGTCTTGCCGGAGAGCTCATTTCAGAAGAAGCCCTGACCGAGGTGTTGGACGTCTGCTATGCAGCCAATGGGCCCGATTCAATCACCTATTTCGAGATCACCACAGTTGCCGCGCTCGTCGCATTTGCACACACGCAGGCGGACTATACGCTGCTGGAGGTGGGATTGGGCGGTCGACTGGACGCGACCAACGTTGTCGCCGATCCCAAGCTGACGATCATCACACCGGTTGACATGGATCACGAAGCATTTCTTGGTGACACGCTTGAAAAAATCGCCTTTGAAAAGGCGGGAATTCTGAAACGGGGAGTCACTTGTGTCGTGGGCCCGCAGCACGATGCCGCCCTCGAGGTGATAGAAGCGCAAGCCGCGCGCGTCGGCGCACCCCTTCTTGTTGCAGGGCAGCACTGGCATGTGACGCAGGAACGTGGCCGCCTCGTGTATCAGGATGAGACGGGACTGCTCGACCTGCCACTTCCGACCCTGCGCGGGCCGCATCAGATCATGAACGCGGGCGGCGCATTGGCAGCGCTCCGCTTTCTTGCCGCTGACGAAACGGCATGCGAGGCGGCAGTTACAAAAGCATATTGGCCAGCCCGCATGGAGAAGCTGCAAAGCGGGGCATTGTTCGACATGGCCCACCCTGCAGAGCTCTGGCTGGACGGCGGTCATAATCCTGCCGCCGGTCGGATGTTGGCTGCCACGCTCTCAGCGCAGTCTGACCGACCGACGCATCTGATTTGCGGCATGCTGAACACGAAGGACGTAGGCGGCTATCTCGCCCCACTGGCGGCAGTCGCGAATACACTGACCGCTGTTTCAATCCCCGGTGAAAAGAACACGATAAGTGCCGCGGACACCGCTTCCGCTGCGAGCGATGTGGGCCTGCCCGCCACTGTCGCGGAAAGTGTGGAGGACGCCATTTGCGCGATCACTGCTCAAGACCCAAGAGCCCGTATTGTGATCTGCGGATCGCTTTATCTGGCTGGCCATGTCATCCGCCTAAACGAAGCAACCTAG
- a CDS encoding MFS transporter has product MTQSTRLMSPVLIAGCLIIMTGFAIRASFGVFQIPIAEDFGWLRSDFSLAIAIQNLAWGIGQPLFGAAAEKIGDRKAIIMGALFYAAGLLLSAGATTPLAHQFYEVLVGLGIAGTGFGVILAVVGRAASDENRSMALAIATAAGSAGQVFGAPLAEFLLGFMTWQMVFVTFAGMILAVLFVLPMMRTQTVASKAELEESMGTILIRAFKDPSYTLIFLGFFSCGYQLSFVTAHFPAFIAEVCGPILPGSTLSNLGITTTSALGAVAISLIGLANIGGTLLAGWAGKRYSKKYLLAGIYAGRTIIGAAFIMTPMTPETVILFSVSMGALWLATVPLTSGLVAHLYGLRYMGTLYGIVFFSHQLGSFLGVWLGGRMYDIYGSYTAVWWVGVGVGAFSAIVHLPIRERRQPQVA; this is encoded by the coding sequence ATGACTCAATCCACGCGCCTCATGTCCCCTGTCCTGATTGCAGGGTGTCTCATCATCATGACTGGTTTCGCAATTCGCGCATCGTTCGGAGTCTTCCAGATTCCGATCGCCGAGGATTTCGGCTGGCTGCGGTCTGATTTCAGTCTGGCCATTGCGATCCAGAACCTCGCCTGGGGCATTGGACAGCCACTGTTTGGTGCTGCGGCTGAAAAAATCGGTGATCGCAAGGCAATCATTATGGGTGCGCTTTTCTACGCGGCAGGCCTTTTGTTGTCAGCTGGCGCAACGACCCCCTTGGCGCACCAGTTTTACGAAGTCCTTGTCGGTTTAGGAATCGCGGGCACTGGCTTTGGTGTCATTCTTGCTGTCGTCGGCCGTGCCGCATCGGATGAAAACAGATCGATGGCCCTTGCCATCGCAACTGCAGCGGGATCCGCAGGGCAGGTTTTTGGCGCACCCCTGGCTGAATTCTTACTTGGTTTCATGACGTGGCAAATGGTATTTGTCACATTTGCCGGCATGATCCTTGCCGTGCTGTTCGTGCTGCCAATGATGCGTACCCAAACGGTCGCGTCAAAGGCCGAATTGGAAGAAAGCATGGGCACCATCCTGATCCGCGCATTCAAGGATCCCTCCTATACGCTGATCTTTCTCGGCTTCTTCTCTTGCGGCTATCAACTTTCATTCGTCACGGCCCACTTCCCCGCCTTCATTGCCGAAGTTTGCGGACCGATTTTGCCCGGCAGTACCTTGTCAAACCTTGGCATCACGACCACCAGCGCATTGGGCGCCGTCGCAATCTCACTGATTGGGTTGGCTAATATCGGTGGGACACTGCTGGCCGGCTGGGCTGGCAAGCGGTACTCCAAGAAATACCTGCTGGCTGGGATTTATGCCGGGCGCACCATAATTGGCGCAGCTTTTATCATGACCCCGATGACCCCTGAAACAGTGATCCTGTTTTCCGTGTCGATGGGAGCCTTGTGGCTAGCGACTGTACCGCTGACATCTGGGCTTGTCGCGCATCTCTACGGGCTGCGTTACATGGGGACGCTTTATGGGATTGTCTTCTTCTCCCACCAGCTTGGCTCGTTTCTCGGCGTCTGGCTTGGCGGACGGATGTATGACATCTACGGCAGCTACACTGCAGTCTGGTGGGTCGGCGTCGGAGTCGGAGCCTTCAGTGCGATCGTTCACCTGCCCATTCGGGAACGGCGACAGCCACAAGTGGCTTAA
- a CDS encoding alpha/beta fold hydrolase, whose product MGIVWILIGIVAALVILSIMLERQRHPIGKAERKGAPGKFAELSQGITYYRWHGPVRGPVLVAIHGLTTPSIVFDVIAGGLGAMGYRVLTYDLYGRGLSDAPGGEQNRDFLLQQLDDLLEHQNLNEDLTLLGYSMGGSIATAFTETQSHRVKRLILLATAGADMNESGFSRFCRRYPVIGDWVHNLIGAARMRRAISAEAEASEVDGVKRAQRDQLGRRGFLPAVLSSRRGMLAETQKEAHQTIGRADVPVIAIWGEADDVIPISALGTIAQWNRNARQETIPGAGHGMPYTHATAVIEKLRAILIEVD is encoded by the coding sequence ATGGGTATCGTTTGGATTCTGATCGGCATCGTCGCCGCACTTGTCATCCTGTCGATCATGCTCGAACGGCAACGTCATCCAATCGGCAAGGCAGAGCGCAAGGGCGCGCCCGGCAAATTCGCCGAATTGTCACAAGGCATCACCTATTATCGCTGGCACGGCCCCGTGCGCGGTCCGGTACTTGTCGCAATCCACGGGCTGACGACCCCCTCCATCGTATTCGATGTGATCGCTGGCGGACTTGGGGCGATGGGTTATCGCGTCCTCACCTATGATCTTTACGGTCGTGGGTTGTCGGATGCGCCGGGTGGCGAACAAAACCGCGATTTCTTACTTCAGCAACTCGACGACCTATTGGAACACCAGAACCTGAATGAGGATCTGACACTGCTTGGCTATTCAATGGGCGGGTCTATTGCGACAGCATTTACGGAAACGCAGTCCCATCGCGTGAAACGCCTGATATTGCTTGCGACTGCTGGGGCGGACATGAACGAAAGCGGGTTTTCACGCTTTTGCAGGCGCTATCCGGTCATCGGCGATTGGGTGCATAACCTGATTGGCGCAGCGCGCATGCGCCGCGCGATCAGTGCCGAAGCCGAAGCTTCGGAAGTCGATGGGGTGAAGCGCGCGCAACGTGATCAACTGGGGCGGCGCGGCTTTCTGCCTGCTGTCCTGTCCAGCCGTCGTGGCATGTTGGCAGAAACGCAAAAGGAGGCTCATCAGACAATCGGCCGCGCAGATGTGCCGGTCATCGCAATCTGGGGCGAAGCCGATGATGTCATACCTATCTCGGCGCTGGGCACCATAGCGCAATGGAACCGGAATGCGCGTCAGGAAACGATACCCGGGGCCGGGCACGGCATGCCCTATACCCATGCGACCGCAGTAATTGAAAAACTACGCGCGATCCTGATTGAGGTTGATTAA
- a CDS encoding phytanoyl-CoA dioxygenase family protein: protein MMSPDEIDAFQRDGVVVVRGVFVDWVDRMVTGVAENMAQPGEYASENAVSEGRFFDDYCNWTRIAAFEDVVRNSPAAALAAAAMQSRTAQFFHDHVLVKEPGTPKPTPWHQDSPYYFVEGKQTVSMWLPLDPVREASLRFIAGSHRWDKLVRPVSWADDSDFYQAEADWTPVPDPDADPDANQIREWAMEPGDAVLFDFRTAHGARGNSSTSRRRALSLRWVGDDARYVARPGRTSPPFPGHDMTQGQRLREDWFPVIWKDA from the coding sequence ATGATGAGCCCAGACGAAATCGACGCCTTTCAACGCGACGGTGTGGTTGTCGTTCGTGGCGTATTCGTTGACTGGGTTGATAGGATGGTGACTGGCGTCGCCGAGAATATGGCGCAACCGGGCGAATACGCGTCTGAAAACGCCGTATCGGAAGGGCGCTTTTTTGATGACTATTGCAACTGGACCCGCATTGCAGCATTCGAGGATGTGGTTCGAAACAGTCCGGCCGCGGCCCTTGCAGCAGCGGCAATGCAAAGCCGGACAGCGCAATTCTTTCACGATCATGTCCTTGTAAAGGAACCCGGTACGCCAAAGCCGACCCCCTGGCATCAGGATTCGCCTTACTATTTCGTTGAAGGCAAACAGACCGTCAGCATGTGGTTGCCGCTCGATCCGGTTCGCGAAGCATCGTTGCGCTTTATCGCAGGCTCACATCGTTGGGACAAACTCGTGCGGCCTGTCAGTTGGGCTGATGACAGCGACTTTTATCAGGCCGAGGCCGATTGGACCCCTGTGCCGGACCCAGATGCGGATCCTGACGCAAACCAGATCAGGGAATGGGCGATGGAACCTGGCGATGCCGTGCTGTTCGATTTCCGGACGGCGCACGGTGCGCGAGGCAATTCATCAACCAGTCGCAGGCGTGCTCTTTCATTGCGCTGGGTCGGTGATGATGCGCGCTATGTCGCACGCCCTGGGCGAACATCGCCACCGTTTCCGGGGCACGATATGACCCAAGGTCAGCGCCTGCGCGAAGACTGGTTCCCCGTCATCTGGAAGGACGCGTAA
- the zapE gene encoding cell division protein ZapE gives MTVLEAYKDAVAAGKLTEDPAQLGVMGELDRVKSELERPVKRGLFQKAPPPIKGLYMWGGVGRGKSMLMDMLYSHVDVPKQRWHFHAFMQWVHAEMNEARKRNVDDAIAPVAAKLVKDIRFLAFDEMQITDITDAMIVGRLFEALFAAGVVIVTTSNRVPDDLYKDGLNRDLFLPFIALIKDQLVVHHLTSEQDYRQGRLSGTKRYFTPINAESRAAIDDVWHDLAHGNCAPLTLRVKGREVVFPQFHNGVARAKFFDVCGKPLGAADYLALADAVRVLVLEDIPQLGRQNFNEAKRFVTLIDALYEAKVQLICSAAAPPEMLYVEGEGTFEFERTASRLREMQADDWGG, from the coding sequence ATGACCGTTCTAGAAGCCTACAAAGATGCCGTCGCAGCAGGAAAACTGACAGAAGACCCGGCACAGCTTGGCGTTATGGGCGAACTGGACCGTGTAAAGTCGGAACTGGAACGCCCCGTCAAACGCGGATTGTTCCAGAAGGCTCCGCCACCCATCAAAGGACTCTACATGTGGGGTGGGGTCGGACGCGGCAAATCCATGTTGATGGATATGCTCTACAGTCATGTCGACGTGCCAAAACAGCGCTGGCATTTTCATGCATTCATGCAGTGGGTCCACGCAGAAATGAACGAAGCCCGCAAGCGCAATGTCGATGATGCTATTGCCCCGGTTGCGGCAAAGCTGGTCAAGGACATCCGCTTTCTTGCCTTCGACGAAATGCAGATCACGGATATCACTGATGCAATGATAGTCGGGCGCCTTTTCGAGGCGCTTTTTGCCGCTGGTGTCGTTATTGTTACAACGTCGAACCGCGTGCCTGACGACCTTTATAAAGACGGGCTGAACCGTGATTTGTTTCTGCCCTTCATCGCGTTGATCAAGGACCAGTTGGTAGTGCATCACCTGACCAGCGAACAAGATTATCGGCAAGGCCGCCTGTCTGGAACCAAACGCTATTTTACACCGATCAACGCTGAATCACGGGCCGCAATTGATGATGTTTGGCACGATCTGGCGCATGGCAACTGCGCCCCGCTGACGTTGCGCGTCAAAGGGCGCGAAGTCGTTTTTCCGCAATTCCACAACGGTGTCGCTCGGGCAAAGTTCTTTGATGTCTGCGGCAAACCGCTGGGGGCCGCAGATTACCTCGCGCTTGCCGACGCGGTGCGGGTTCTGGTGCTGGAAGATATTCCGCAACTTGGCCGGCAGAATTTCAACGAAGCGAAGCGGTTCGTCACCCTGATTGATGCCCTGTACGAGGCAAAGGTCCAATTGATCTGCAGCGCCGCTGCACCGCCAGAAATGCTTTACGTCGAAGGCGAAGGCACGTTTGAATTCGAAAGGACAGCCAGCCGCCTGCGCGAAATGCAGGCGGATGATTGGGGTGGCTAG
- a CDS encoding ornithine cyclodeaminase family protein, with the protein MTVMIPFTEGEARLDWLGLTDALAAGHAAPPATVEDVFLYRDDNTLLNRSAWIKGMGIAVKCATVFPKNREAGKPMIGGVVNLFSDADGALEAILDFHLVTKWKTAGDSLLAARRLARKNSKNILIVGAGTVGRSLRQAYGAAFPDATFTVWNRSSDGAKAFKKDYPDVLIGNDLEQAVKSADIVTSATMSTDPLIKGEWLQPGQHIDLIGAYRPDMRETDDTALRRARIFVDNLHTTADHIGELKTPIAEGIIKKSDIIADYYALSQFERQNDDEITLFKNGGGAHLDLMTSRYILEAWNSK; encoded by the coding sequence ATGACTGTGATGATTCCATTTACCGAAGGAGAAGCGCGGTTGGATTGGCTGGGGCTGACAGATGCATTGGCTGCCGGCCATGCGGCACCCCCGGCAACGGTGGAAGATGTTTTCCTTTACCGCGACGACAACACCCTTTTGAACCGGAGTGCATGGATCAAGGGAATGGGTATCGCCGTCAAATGCGCGACCGTCTTTCCGAAAAATCGTGAAGCAGGAAAGCCGATGATCGGCGGTGTGGTGAATCTGTTTTCGGATGCTGACGGAGCACTTGAAGCGATCCTTGATTTTCATCTTGTGACAAAATGGAAAACCGCAGGCGACAGCCTGCTTGCCGCACGCCGACTGGCCCGGAAAAATAGCAAGAACATCCTGATCGTCGGGGCGGGAACCGTCGGGCGGTCACTGCGACAAGCCTATGGCGCGGCGTTCCCTGATGCGACATTCACAGTCTGGAACCGTTCATCGGATGGGGCCAAGGCCTTCAAAAAGGACTATCCCGACGTGCTGATTGGCAATGATCTGGAACAGGCCGTCAAATCGGCGGACATTGTGACCTCGGCCACAATGTCGACTGACCCCTTGATCAAAGGCGAATGGCTGCAGCCTGGTCAGCATATCGACCTGATTGGGGCCTACCGACCTGATATGCGCGAAACCGATGATACGGCGCTGCGCCGCGCACGGATATTTGTTGATAACTTGCACACGACCGCAGACCACATCGGAGAACTCAAGACTCCAATTGCTGAAGGTATAATCAAAAAAAGCGACATTATTGCAGATTATTACGCGCTTTCGCAGTTCGAACGCCAAAATGATGACGAAATTACACTGTTTAAGAACGGTGGGGGCGCACACCTTGATCTAATGACAAGCCGCTACATTCTGGAGGCATGGAACAGTAAATGA
- a CDS encoding LysM peptidoglycan-binding domain-containing protein, producing the protein MVRVVIGLFIGAVALCGYIIIQQEKRPIASNTLFATQTDVARATSQPLLAEGISGTEALQVAPLEVPTNPTPTPAPIEPSVAAPEVLPTIQTDESTVAMVTANILAGLGVKVDVSDLADQRDMETSDVLASIGVIANARPFEPAPRSPLEIMVVESLQLGLSDAAIDRRVNDAALLQHLTVPEILVTPQGSVDTAALLKSIVTTAQTVASGKAPEVPQVATGDGTGVEVRVVQRATATQEYRFYTVAGGDSLGGISAKFYGDVNKYTIIFEANRGILSSPDQIRVGQRLTIPDLPEV; encoded by the coding sequence ATGGTGCGTGTTGTCATCGGGCTGTTTATCGGTGCTGTCGCACTCTGCGGCTATATTATCATTCAGCAGGAAAAACGTCCGATTGCGTCCAATACCCTGTTCGCAACACAGACCGACGTCGCCCGTGCGACGTCCCAGCCGCTTTTGGCCGAAGGGATCAGTGGGACCGAAGCTCTGCAGGTTGCACCACTGGAGGTGCCTACCAACCCGACCCCGACACCTGCCCCAATTGAACCATCTGTCGCGGCGCCAGAAGTACTACCGACCATTCAGACGGACGAGTCCACCGTCGCGATGGTGACGGCCAACATTCTAGCCGGTTTGGGGGTCAAGGTGGATGTCAGCGATCTTGCAGATCAACGCGACATGGAAACCAGCGACGTGCTGGCCAGCATCGGTGTGATTGCTAATGCACGCCCGTTCGAACCTGCACCGCGGTCGCCTCTGGAAATCATGGTTGTTGAATCGCTGCAGCTTGGCCTGTCCGATGCCGCCATCGACCGGCGCGTGAACGACGCCGCCTTGCTGCAACATCTTACGGTTCCCGAAATTCTTGTGACACCGCAAGGCAGCGTCGATACCGCCGCTTTGTTGAAATCCATCGTGACCACCGCGCAGACTGTCGCCAGTGGCAAGGCACCCGAAGTTCCCCAGGTCGCCACTGGTGATGGCACAGGCGTCGAAGTTCGCGTCGTTCAGCGCGCAACGGCGACACAGGAATACCGGTTCTACACTGTCGCGGGTGGTGACAGCCTTGGGGGGATCTCTGCCAAATTTTATGGCGATGTGAACAAATACACGATCATCTTCGAAGCCAATCGCGGCATTCTTTCAAGTCCAGACCAAATCCGCGTCGGCCAGCGTCTGACCATTCCCGACTTGCCTGAAGTCTAG